In Pseudomonas putida, a genomic segment contains:
- a CDS encoding acyl-CoA synthetase has protein sequence MRDYAEAVRSFQYADAVTTALHGNLTALNACVECCDRHVGGNRTALVWENAEGCGKRYSFEQLQHLAGRFANVLHAHGVGPGDRVAGLMPRTPELLVTILATWRLGAVYQPLFTAFGPKAIEHRLHQSQAKVVVTDLGNRGKLDEVADCPARITVKAPAGEADFQRLLDAVTAEHPPVMRSGDDPFLLMFTSGTTGPAKPLEVPLRAIVAFQGYMRDAIDLRPDDSFWNLADPGWAYGLYYAVTGPLALGHATTFYDGPFNVESCARVIDKLGITNLAGSPTAFRLLIAAGEGFSAPIKGRLRVVSSAGEPLNPEVIRWFRDELGVTIHDHYGQTELGMVLCNHHGLEHPVHLGSAGFAIPGHRIVVLDDQGSELPAGQPGILAVDREQSPLCWFGGYHGLPTKAFVGKYYLSGDTVELNQDGSISFVGRSDDVITTSGYRVGPFDVESALIEHPAVIEAAVIGKPDPERTELIKAFVVLASGVQGSAELEETLRQHVRKRLYAHAYPREIEFVSELPKTPSGKLQRFILRNQEIAKQQAQQAVSASA, from the coding sequence ATGCGCGATTACGCCGAGGCTGTTCGTTCGTTCCAATATGCCGATGCCGTGACAACGGCCTTGCATGGCAATCTGACCGCGCTCAACGCGTGCGTCGAGTGTTGCGATCGCCATGTCGGCGGCAACCGCACGGCGTTGGTCTGGGAAAACGCCGAAGGTTGCGGCAAACGCTATAGCTTCGAACAGCTGCAGCACCTGGCAGGCCGTTTCGCCAATGTGCTGCACGCCCATGGGGTTGGCCCCGGTGATCGGGTGGCTGGTCTCATGCCGCGTACGCCTGAACTGTTGGTGACCATTCTGGCCACCTGGCGGCTGGGTGCGGTGTACCAGCCGCTGTTCACCGCCTTTGGGCCCAAGGCCATCGAGCACCGCCTGCATCAGTCCCAGGCCAAGGTGGTTGTCACCGACCTGGGCAACCGTGGCAAGCTCGACGAGGTCGCCGATTGTCCGGCGCGTATCACCGTCAAAGCACCGGCCGGCGAAGCGGACTTCCAGCGACTGCTCGATGCCGTAACGGCCGAACACCCGCCGGTCATGCGCAGCGGCGACGATCCATTTCTCTTGATGTTCACGTCTGGCACCACCGGCCCGGCCAAACCGCTGGAGGTGCCGCTGCGCGCCATCGTGGCATTCCAGGGCTACATGCGCGATGCCATCGACCTGCGCCCGGACGACAGTTTCTGGAACCTGGCCGATCCCGGCTGGGCCTACGGACTCTACTATGCGGTCACCGGCCCGTTGGCCCTGGGCCATGCCACCACCTTCTACGATGGCCCGTTCAACGTAGAAAGCTGCGCACGGGTGATCGACAAGCTGGGTATCACCAATCTGGCCGGCTCGCCCACCGCCTTCCGCCTGCTGATTGCTGCCGGTGAGGGCTTCTCGGCACCGATCAAGGGCCGGCTGCGGGTGGTCAGCAGTGCCGGCGAGCCACTCAACCCCGAGGTGATCCGCTGGTTCCGCGACGAGCTCGGCGTCACCATTCATGACCATTACGGGCAGACCGAGCTGGGCATGGTGCTGTGCAACCACCATGGCCTGGAGCATCCCGTGCATCTGGGGTCGGCCGGTTTCGCCATTCCCGGGCATCGCATCGTCGTACTCGACGACCAGGGCAGCGAGCTGCCCGCCGGCCAGCCGGGCATCCTTGCGGTCGACCGCGAACAATCGCCGCTGTGCTGGTTCGGCGGCTACCACGGGCTGCCGACCAAGGCCTTCGTCGGCAAGTATTACCTGAGCGGCGACACGGTCGAGCTGAATCAAGATGGCAGCATCAGTTTCGTCGGTCGTAGCGATGATGTGATCACCACCTCGGGCTACCGGGTGGGGCCGTTCGATGTCGAAAGCGCGCTGATCGAGCACCCGGCAGTGATCGAGGCGGCGGTGATCGGCAAGCCCGACCCGGAACGCACCGAGTTGATCAAGGCCTTCGTGGTGCTGGCAAGCGGCGTCCAAGGCAGCGCCGAACTCGAAGAAACCTTGCGCCAACACGTGCGCAAGCGCCTGTACGCCCATGCCTATCCGCGTGAAATCGAATTCGTCAGCGAGCTGCCCAAGACGCCGAGCGGCAAGCTGCAACGCTTCATCCTGCGCAATCAGGAAATCGCCAAACAACAAGCGCAGCAGGCCGTCAGCGCCAGCGCCTGA
- a CDS encoding LysR substrate-binding domain-containing protein: MNLFQLRAFDAVAREGSFTRAAARLFISQPAVTGHVKALEEHYQITLLRRTARRVELTEEGTRLAAITRAMFGLAEEAQAMLEANRQLLTGRLEVAADGPHRVMPMLAQLRERYPGITVNLRLGNAQETLAALLSEHADVAVLTEIEPRQGLYLQNLCESRLCALLPAGHAWASAPGDLPLADLHEQIMVLREPSSTTRRTFDRACASAGIQPRVLLELDSREAVTEAVAAQLGVGVVSSTEVANDPRVVARPLAGNALVNQHMIGCLERRRELRLIQAFLQLAGEA; encoded by the coding sequence ATGAATTTGTTCCAACTGCGCGCCTTCGATGCCGTCGCCCGCGAGGGCAGTTTCACGCGCGCCGCAGCGCGCCTGTTCATCAGCCAGCCGGCCGTCACCGGGCACGTCAAGGCGCTGGAGGAGCATTATCAGATCACCCTGCTGCGGCGCACCGCCCGGCGGGTAGAGTTGACGGAGGAAGGCACGCGCCTGGCGGCGATTACCCGAGCCATGTTCGGCTTGGCCGAGGAAGCCCAGGCCATGCTCGAGGCCAACCGGCAGTTGCTGACCGGGCGCCTGGAAGTCGCCGCCGATGGCCCGCATCGGGTCATGCCGATGCTGGCGCAATTGCGTGAGCGCTACCCGGGCATTACCGTCAATCTGCGCCTGGGCAATGCCCAGGAGACATTGGCCGCGTTGTTGTCCGAGCATGCGGATGTCGCCGTGCTGACCGAAATCGAGCCGCGCCAGGGGCTGTATCTGCAGAACCTGTGCGAGTCGCGGCTGTGCGCGCTGCTGCCAGCGGGGCACGCCTGGGCATCCGCTCCGGGCGATTTGCCCTTGGCCGATTTGCACGAGCAGATCATGGTGCTGCGCGAGCCCAGCTCGACCACCCGTCGGACCTTCGATCGCGCCTGTGCGTCTGCCGGAATACAACCACGGGTGCTGCTGGAGCTGGACAGCCGCGAAGCGGTGACCGAGGCTGTGGCTGCGCAGTTGGGGGTGGGGGTCGTCTCCTCGACCGAAGTGGCCAACGATCCCCGCGTGGTGGCGCGGCCCTTGGCTGGCAATGCGCTGGTCAACCAGCACATGATCGGCTGCCTGGAGCGGCGCCGCGAGCTGCGGCTGATTCAGGCGTTCTTGCAACTGGCAGGCGAAGCATGA
- a CDS encoding SDR family NAD(P)-dependent oxidoreductase, whose translation MHIVNKHFIVSGAASGLGAATAQMLVEAGAKVMLVDLNAQAVEAKARELGDNARFAVADISNEQAAQAAVDAALSAFGSLHGLVNCAGIVGAEKILGKHGPHGLASFAKVINVNLVGSFNLLRLAAAAMAEGSADEAGERGVIINTASIAAYDGQIGQAAYAASKGAIASLTLPAARELARFGIRVMTIAPGIFETPMMAGMTEEVRDSLAAGVPFPPRLGRPQEYAALARHIIENSMLNGEVIRLDGALRMAAK comes from the coding sequence ATGCACATCGTCAACAAGCACTTCATCGTCAGCGGCGCAGCCTCCGGGCTAGGCGCTGCCACCGCGCAGATGCTGGTCGAGGCCGGCGCCAAGGTCATGCTGGTCGACCTCAATGCCCAGGCCGTCGAGGCCAAGGCCCGTGAACTGGGTGACAACGCCCGCTTCGCGGTCGCCGACATCAGCAACGAGCAGGCCGCACAGGCTGCCGTCGATGCTGCGCTCAGCGCCTTCGGCAGCCTGCATGGGCTGGTCAACTGCGCAGGTATCGTGGGCGCCGAGAAAATCCTCGGCAAGCATGGGCCGCATGGCTTGGCCAGCTTCGCCAAGGTCATCAACGTCAACCTGGTCGGCAGTTTCAACCTGCTGCGCCTGGCTGCGGCGGCCATGGCCGAAGGCAGCGCCGACGAGGCGGGCGAGCGCGGGGTGATCATCAACACCGCCTCCATCGCCGCCTACGACGGGCAGATCGGCCAGGCCGCCTACGCTGCCTCCAAGGGCGCCATCGCCAGCCTGACCCTGCCCGCTGCCCGCGAGCTGGCGCGCTTCGGCATCCGCGTGATGACCATCGCCCCCGGCATCTTCGAAACCCCGATGATGGCCGGCATGACCGAGGAAGTGCGCGATTCTCTGGCCGCTGGCGTACCGTTCCCGCCGCGCCTGGGGCGCCCGCAGGAATACGCCGCGCTGGCCCGTCACATCATCGAGAACAGCATGCTCAACGGCGAGGTGATCCGCCTCGACGGCGCGCTGCGCATGGCTGCCAAGTAA
- a CDS encoding AraC family transcriptional regulator, with product MSEKDTISMQLVREALLQTCPAGEPDAPLLARAGIDIEQLRQADARVSADAYARLWRLLTRRCNDEFFAMDRRGLPSGSLAFLCRASMAQPSVAAGLETALAFLSLMLADLQPSLVRQHSLAEIVINEPCDTPRRAFTYFTFWMIVHGVACWLAGRRIPILAIELRCAEPPFCDDYRVMFSENLQFDRPRTRMIVAGDCLDLPIRRSEADLQRFLAEAPGNILVKFRDPDSLARRIRRHLLGMEAAHWPDAEQLASELCMSASTLRRRLGEQGQTYQGLKDSVRRELAIAWLAEAALGLAEIAERLGFADSSSFYKAFRKWFGCNPGHYRTLMLQGQERR from the coding sequence ATGAGCGAAAAAGACACCATTTCCATGCAACTGGTGCGTGAGGCCCTGTTGCAGACCTGTCCGGCAGGCGAGCCGGACGCCCCGTTGCTGGCGCGTGCCGGCATCGACATCGAACAGTTGCGCCAGGCCGATGCGCGGGTGAGCGCCGATGCGTACGCGCGTCTCTGGCGTCTGTTGACCCGGCGCTGCAACGATGAATTCTTTGCCATGGACCGGCGCGGCTTGCCCAGTGGCAGCTTGGCTTTTCTCTGCCGGGCAAGCATGGCCCAGCCGAGCGTGGCGGCGGGGCTGGAGACTGCCCTGGCGTTTCTTTCACTGATGCTTGCAGACCTGCAACCGAGCCTGGTGCGTCAGCACAGCCTGGCCGAAATCGTCATCAACGAGCCGTGCGACACGCCGCGCCGAGCGTTCACCTATTTCACTTTCTGGATGATCGTGCACGGGGTCGCCTGCTGGTTGGCGGGGCGGCGCATCCCGATCCTGGCCATCGAACTGCGCTGCGCCGAGCCGCCGTTCTGCGACGACTACCGGGTGATGTTCTCGGAAAACCTGCAATTCGACCGCCCGCGCACGCGCATGATCGTCGCCGGCGATTGCCTCGACCTGCCGATCAGGCGCAGCGAGGCGGACCTGCAGCGTTTTCTGGCCGAGGCGCCAGGCAATATCCTGGTCAAGTTCCGTGACCCGGACAGCCTGGCCAGGCGTATCCGCCGCCATCTGCTGGGCATGGAGGCGGCCCATTGGCCAGATGCCGAACAACTGGCCAGTGAGTTGTGCATGTCGGCCTCGACCCTGCGCCGCCGCCTCGGTGAGCAAGGCCAGACCTACCAGGGGCTCAAGGACAGCGTGCGGCGCGAGCTCGCCATTGCCTGGTTGGCCGAGGCCGCGCTGGGCCTGGCGGAGATTGCCGAGCGCCTGGGCTTTGCCGACAGCAGCTCGTTCTACAAGGCGTTTCGCAAATGGTTCGGCTGTAATCCGGGACACTACCGCACCCTGATGTTGCAGGGGCAGGAGCGACGCTAG
- a CDS encoding dermonecrotic toxin domain-containing protein has product MTQVTTTTLDHAPDRFVAARLPQWLKQASAAQINTLRERYAAHRLSHRRLTEALAPLPTPQQFALAAYTPLLDGPAADIGFAGLQWLDMRRHFSVPPGGGLPSDELVPVRSPALLRLMQNFPAGNPSYIGSGLVISGQDAVLSGDPNAFARRCRQLDVGKQYQALLEQQSNTQVRGLLADHKRTGFALAVELAALQGHLSAGQHAALRNVAAPDPTYAAQALHAYPGQLKMLHCLAADSLLMQLRGPQGEDLGMVLYLPQDPDRPLRHFSSLAQLNDVLAADLDQPSVHQRLSELVGLRERADFNATLGKRLRDDDTDLELEGVALQGDVFKHLADSHILRLKDDARLLLVPNADADDSDAQARLDRWEGIGMGAVGVAGLFVPGLGELLLAQLLVQTGEETYEGIRAWAQGHQHEAVEHLLGVAEVVAVTAVTVAGVGLVARGFMRSDFVDRLQPVELDEQRMRLWDQDLRPFEVDASEPVLEDDGLFTDGDRRLLRIDRRYYQVHQPQQEGPWRLRHRAGGDAFEPEVHHNGERFWRLRLERPLDWNDSASMLDRLWPSDPPLSATRAAQVLQAAGMDQNELRGLLVENRPVPFNLRDSLRRFAAHARITRLFERLRQMPSNLDDPHILAWCKAQPGMEQLSEAQIAARLGQHPLAWRSRLFAFLSADPLPDDPLLALLKRDFPGLPDSYAAQAVLGISPSLQRAAILEGRVPLVIATKARSLLGFARLNRAVEGVFLDDSYTPETGELVCALLRRLPRWPRQVNLELREGTDSGRLLATLDPQGPPQTRVILVKRDGRFRLYDHRGLPREEDVDEPGDVFSAIVALLSPGQRETLGLAGDDPASSLRMKLIELMPAERRDMLNLLGWRDAAPWFNPGARMSNGRIGYPLGGLVSRRQGVVGTFRGRIRSLYPTFNEAQVETFMQRLLSEEGSPFDHLLQHERNYARLDRTLDRWQGAVRSRAVRVQRLHLANLLRAAWRMEGEVILAADGRSGSLRLNLSGWRVKHLPSLPAEVDLTHVGELILAGQDLEQVPANFLRCFGHLHTSCAASATCIP; this is encoded by the coding sequence ATGACGCAAGTGACCACCACCACGCTCGACCACGCCCCCGACCGTTTCGTCGCGGCCCGACTCCCTCAGTGGCTGAAGCAGGCATCAGCCGCGCAGATCAACACGCTGCGCGAGCGTTACGCTGCCCACCGGCTCAGCCATCGACGGCTCACCGAAGCGCTGGCGCCGTTGCCGACGCCGCAGCAATTTGCCCTGGCTGCCTACACGCCCCTGCTTGACGGACCAGCCGCCGACATTGGCTTCGCGGGCCTGCAATGGCTGGATATGCGCCGGCACTTCAGCGTTCCACCAGGCGGAGGATTGCCCAGCGACGAGCTTGTGCCGGTCCGCTCACCTGCATTGCTGCGCTTGATGCAGAATTTTCCCGCTGGTAACCCTTCCTACATTGGCAGCGGCTTGGTGATCAGCGGTCAGGATGCCGTGCTGTCGGGGGATCCAAACGCGTTTGCCAGGCGTTGCCGGCAGTTGGATGTCGGCAAGCAGTACCAGGCGTTGCTGGAGCAGCAGTCGAACACGCAAGTACGAGGGCTGCTTGCCGATCACAAGCGCACCGGGTTTGCCCTGGCTGTGGAACTGGCGGCTCTGCAAGGCCATTTGAGCGCAGGCCAGCACGCTGCGCTGCGCAACGTTGCAGCGCCCGATCCCACGTACGCTGCGCAGGCCCTGCATGCGTATCCGGGGCAGTTGAAAATGCTCCACTGCCTGGCGGCCGATAGCCTGCTGATGCAGTTGCGTGGCCCGCAGGGAGAGGACCTCGGCATGGTGCTCTACCTGCCGCAGGATCCTGATCGGCCGCTACGGCATTTTTCCAGCCTGGCACAGCTCAATGACGTCCTGGCCGCTGACCTTGACCAACCCAGTGTGCATCAGCGGCTGAGCGAACTGGTCGGGTTGCGTGAGCGGGCCGACTTCAATGCTACGTTGGGCAAGCGGCTGCGCGATGATGACACCGACCTGGAGCTGGAGGGCGTAGCCCTTCAAGGCGACGTGTTCAAGCATCTGGCGGACAGCCATATCCTGCGGCTCAAGGACGACGCACGCTTGCTGCTGGTACCCAATGCCGATGCCGACGACAGCGATGCCCAGGCGCGTTTGGATCGCTGGGAGGGCATCGGTATGGGGGCGGTGGGTGTCGCTGGCCTGTTCGTGCCGGGGCTGGGCGAATTGCTGTTGGCGCAGTTGTTGGTGCAGACGGGCGAGGAAACCTATGAGGGCATCCGCGCTTGGGCCCAAGGGCATCAGCATGAAGCGGTGGAGCACCTGCTTGGCGTCGCCGAGGTGGTGGCAGTCACCGCCGTCACGGTTGCCGGTGTTGGCCTGGTGGCCCGGGGCTTCATGCGTAGCGATTTCGTCGATCGGCTGCAGCCGGTCGAGCTCGATGAGCAGCGGATGCGTTTATGGGATCAGGACCTGAGGCCATTCGAGGTCGATGCCAGCGAGCCTGTGCTGGAGGATGACGGCTTGTTCACCGACGGCGATCGCCGCCTGCTGCGCATCGATCGGCGCTACTATCAGGTGCATCAGCCGCAACAGGAGGGGCCGTGGCGATTGCGCCATCGCGCAGGTGGTGATGCTTTCGAACCCGAGGTCCACCACAACGGCGAACGCTTTTGGCGTTTGCGTCTGGAACGCCCGCTGGATTGGAACGACAGCGCCAGCATGCTCGATCGCTTGTGGCCGAGCGATCCGCCGCTGTCGGCGACGCGGGCAGCGCAGGTATTGCAGGCCGCAGGAATGGACCAGAACGAACTGCGTGGGCTGCTGGTGGAAAACCGTCCGGTACCCTTCAACCTGCGCGACTCGCTACGCAGGTTCGCGGCGCACGCACGGATAACCAGGCTGTTCGAGCGCCTGCGGCAAATGCCGAGCAACCTGGATGATCCGCACATTCTCGCCTGGTGCAAGGCCCAGCCTGGGATGGAGCAACTGAGCGAGGCGCAGATCGCGGCTCGGCTTGGGCAACATCCGCTTGCCTGGCGGTCACGGTTGTTCGCCTTCCTGAGTGCCGATCCGCTGCCGGACGATCCGTTGCTCGCATTGCTCAAACGCGATTTCCCCGGCCTGCCCGACAGCTACGCCGCCCAAGCCGTGCTAGGCATCTCGCCAAGCCTGCAGCGTGCGGCGATACTGGAAGGAAGGGTACCGCTCGTCATCGCCACCAAGGCCCGCTCGCTGCTGGGCTTCGCACGGCTCAACCGCGCGGTGGAGGGGGTATTTCTGGATGACAGCTACACCCCGGAAACCGGCGAACTGGTGTGCGCCCTGTTGCGTCGGCTACCGCGTTGGCCAAGGCAGGTGAACCTGGAGTTGCGCGAAGGTACAGATAGCGGAAGGCTATTGGCGACCCTGGACCCACAAGGTCCGCCGCAAACGCGTGTGATACTGGTGAAACGCGATGGTCGATTCCGTTTGTATGATCATCGTGGGCTCCCCCGTGAAGAAGATGTGGACGAGCCGGGTGATGTGTTCAGCGCCATCGTCGCGTTGCTTAGCCCTGGGCAACGAGAAACGCTCGGTCTTGCTGGCGACGACCCAGCCTCAAGTCTTCGCATGAAGCTGATCGAACTGATGCCTGCCGAGCGCCGCGACATGCTCAACCTGCTGGGGTGGCGTGACGCAGCGCCCTGGTTCAATCCAGGTGCTCGCATGAGCAATGGACGGATCGGCTATCCGCTCGGCGGCCTGGTTTCGCGACGCCAGGGGGTGGTGGGCACGTTCCGCGGCCGGATCCGCTCGTTGTACCCGACCTTCAACGAGGCCCAGGTGGAAACCTTCATGCAGCGTCTGCTGAGTGAAGAAGGATCACCCTTCGATCACTTGCTGCAACACGAGCGCAACTACGCGCGGCTGGACCGGACGCTCGATCGCTGGCAAGGCGCAGTACGCAGCCGCGCGGTCCGTGTGCAGCGGCTGCACTTGGCCAATCTATTGCGCGCGGCCTGGCGCATGGAGGGTGAGGTGATCCTCGCCGCCGATGGCCGCAGCGGTAGTCTGCGGCTCAATCTCAGCGGCTGGCGTGTCAAGCATCTGCCATCATTGCCGGCGGAGGTGGACCTGACCCATGTGGGCGAGCTGATCTTGGCCGGGCAGGACCTTGAACAAGTGCCGGCAAACTTCCTGCGCTGCTTCGGCCACTTGCATACTTCCTGCGCTGCTTCGGCCACTTGCATACCTTGA
- a CDS encoding acetyl-CoA C-acyltransferase, translating to MSIANDPIVIVSAARTPMGGLQGDFKSLTAPQLGSAAIRGAVERAGIDAASVEQVLFGCVLPAGQGQAPARQAALGAGLGKHTTCTTLNKMCGSGMQAAIMAHDLLLAGSANVVVAGGMESMSNAPYLLDKARGGYRMGHGRVIDHMFMDGLEDAYDKGRLMGTFAEDCAQANGFSREAQDQFAIDSLTRAQEAIGSGRFAAEIVPVEVTEGKQTRLIKDDEQPPKARLDKIPQLKPAFREGGTVTAANSSSISDGAAALVLMRRSQAEKRGLKPLALIHGHAVFADTPALFPTAPIGAIDKLMQRTGWSLGEVDLFEINEAFAVVTLAAMKHLDLPHDKVNIHGGACALGHPIGASGARILVTLLSALRQNNLRRGVAAICIGGGEATAMAVECLY from the coding sequence ATGTCCATTGCCAACGACCCGATCGTCATCGTCAGCGCCGCACGCACGCCCATGGGCGGCCTGCAGGGCGACTTCAAGAGCCTTACCGCGCCGCAGCTGGGCAGCGCGGCCATCCGTGGTGCGGTCGAGCGTGCGGGCATCGATGCCGCCAGCGTCGAGCAGGTGCTGTTCGGTTGCGTTCTGCCTGCCGGGCAGGGCCAGGCACCGGCGCGCCAGGCTGCCCTCGGTGCTGGCCTGGGCAAGCACACCACTTGCACCACCCTGAACAAGATGTGCGGCTCCGGCATGCAGGCCGCGATCATGGCCCACGACCTGCTGCTGGCCGGCAGCGCCAACGTAGTGGTCGCTGGCGGCATGGAAAGCATGAGCAATGCCCCGTACCTGTTGGACAAGGCGCGCGGCGGCTATCGCATGGGCCATGGCCGGGTCATCGACCACATGTTCATGGACGGCCTGGAAGACGCCTACGACAAGGGCCGCCTGATGGGCACCTTCGCCGAAGACTGCGCCCAGGCCAACGGCTTCAGCCGCGAAGCCCAGGACCAGTTCGCCATCGACTCGCTGACCCGTGCCCAGGAGGCCATCGGTAGCGGCCGCTTCGCCGCCGAGATCGTCCCGGTGGAGGTCACCGAAGGCAAGCAGACCCGGCTGATCAAGGACGACGAACAACCGCCCAAGGCGCGCCTGGACAAGATCCCGCAGCTCAAGCCGGCTTTCCGCGAAGGCGGTACGGTGACCGCGGCCAACTCCAGTTCGATCTCCGATGGTGCCGCCGCGCTGGTGCTGATGCGTCGTTCGCAAGCCGAAAAGCGTGGTCTCAAGCCGCTGGCGCTGATCCATGGCCACGCCGTGTTCGCCGACACCCCGGCGCTGTTCCCGACCGCGCCGATCGGAGCCATCGACAAACTGATGCAGCGCACCGGCTGGAGCCTGGGCGAGGTCGACCTGTTCGAGATCAACGAGGCCTTCGCCGTGGTCACCCTGGCGGCCATGAAACACCTCGACCTGCCACATGACAAGGTCAACATCCACGGCGGCGCCTGCGCCTTGGGCCATCCGATCGGCGCCTCGGGCGCACGTATCCTGGTGACCCTGCTGTCTGCCCTGCGCCAGAACAACCTGCGCCGTGGCGTGGCGGCCATTTGCATCGGCGGCGGCGAAGCCACGGCCATGGCCGTCGAATGCCTGTACTGA
- a CDS encoding NEL-type E3 ubiquitin ligase domain-containing protein produces MTNNRLTTIPAGIVHLGELRHLTLMANRIRMTSSNREVLLSLSRLHSLNLSHNPLHSLDLRFETAPLLRALRLNFCGLTSVPQGLELCQHLDFADLSDNSITELPAPLMQMPWVFRARINFNRNALSARTREDFYGVDRHGVTLRPRRPASQFMDRWVEGEPPATHLARSQLWARLRAREGSAGLFDVLQALTDASDFTQATDYVRSQVWSLLEALSQDEALQQQIFASAVEPRGCVDSVAERFSRLQIEVLVYKAEKRSAEAGARAQLLDLGRRLFRLEQVDQYAFGVIRQRQRDGLHVDDLEVVLGYRIRLADALSLPCQPRSMRFAPLAAITAQDERDALAAVRAAETSEAVAQSVVRRDFWIAYLRAQHAEAFADIDASFEARGTQLDEQVESLGSQDYRQRWDELASEREAARHDLALQLTRETLAQGQGASGQTAHRD; encoded by the coding sequence GTGACCAACAACCGCCTGACCACCATCCCGGCCGGCATCGTTCATTTGGGCGAGCTACGCCACCTGACCCTGATGGCCAACCGTATCCGCATGACCAGCAGCAACCGCGAGGTACTCCTTTCGCTGTCACGGTTGCATTCGTTGAACCTCAGTCACAACCCCCTGCACTCCCTCGACTTGCGCTTCGAGACAGCGCCGCTACTGCGGGCCCTGCGGCTGAATTTTTGTGGCCTGACCTCGGTACCCCAAGGCCTCGAGCTGTGCCAGCACCTGGATTTCGCGGACCTCAGCGACAACTCGATCACCGAGCTACCCGCCCCGCTCATGCAAATGCCCTGGGTCTTCCGTGCCAGGATCAACTTCAACCGCAATGCATTGTCGGCAAGGACGCGCGAGGATTTCTATGGCGTCGACCGGCATGGTGTGACCCTGAGGCCGCGCCGGCCCGCCAGCCAGTTCATGGACAGGTGGGTGGAGGGCGAGCCACCTGCCACTCACTTGGCCAGGTCGCAACTGTGGGCACGGCTGCGTGCCCGAGAGGGCAGCGCCGGGCTGTTCGACGTGTTGCAGGCCTTGACCGATGCCAGCGACTTCACCCAGGCGACCGACTATGTCCGTAGTCAGGTGTGGAGTTTGCTGGAGGCACTCTCCCAGGACGAGGCGCTGCAACAGCAGATCTTTGCCAGTGCGGTGGAGCCGAGAGGGTGCGTGGACAGCGTGGCGGAGCGCTTCAGCCGGTTGCAGATCGAGGTGCTGGTGTACAAGGCCGAAAAACGCAGCGCCGAGGCTGGTGCGCGCGCACAGCTGCTGGACCTGGGCCGGCGTCTGTTCCGTCTGGAACAGGTCGATCAATATGCCTTCGGGGTGATCAGGCAAAGACAACGCGACGGCCTGCACGTTGACGACCTTGAGGTCGTGCTCGGCTACCGCATCCGCCTGGCCGATGCCCTGAGCTTGCCTTGCCAGCCACGCAGCATGCGTTTCGCGCCCTTGGCAGCGATCACTGCCCAGGACGAACGCGACGCCCTGGCCGCAGTGCGGGCCGCGGAAACCTCCGAAGCAGTGGCGCAGAGCGTGGTTCGGCGAGATTTCTGGATCGCCTACCTCCGTGCTCAGCACGCCGAGGCGTTTGCTGACATCGACGCGTCCTTCGAGGCGCGTGGCACGCAACTCGATGAACAGGTGGAGAGCCTGGGCAGCCAGGACTACCGCCAGCGTTGGGATGAACTCGCCAGCGAGCGCGAGGCGGCCCGGCATGACCTGGCGTTGCAGTTGACCCGCGAAACCCTGGCGCAAGGGCAAGGCGCGTCCGGCCAAACCGCTCATCGCGATTGA